A part of Leptospira mtsangambouensis genomic DNA contains:
- a CDS encoding HDOD domain-containing protein: MSIPPLITFQEDFLSGKLISKEYVHFSEIDCPELDVWIGRVVRSISLEFLHEILFTILSELLVNGCKANGKRVFFKEQGLNLWDEKDYARGIPMYKDEFGHNRKRVFLALDHSEYKITLSTIFKEDYIEFKVKNNAKILPEEKNRILKRVQASGKYKNINDAYRESVDNEESSGLGIVLIHILLRNSGISNQFFQLVTTEDSTEVIIRIPKQLIPKENQTNIKNLLVREVNSLPPLPPQIQKLIFIAKKKDVDWHEISAQVEKDPAITAEILKIANSPLFGPHTPIISVLEGVKRIGLRNLESIFLTLGAKKVLNSRYAKQVLVWTHSFKTSMYARFLIEDRKKHLKLLEPAVISALLHDLGRMVLLSLDLSQVNQIRVLRSDDNNEISEWVEEYTLGTTHSEIGYLMSEKWNFPEEILDVIRYHHKPWQCKSRNNILCQIIYLADILANIGRGKGNYFTVEPEVLEYFEITSEKEFRDMQERFKIQFEEHREEYQNLLI; this comes from the coding sequence ATGTCGATTCCCCCACTCATTACCTTTCAGGAGGACTTTCTTTCCGGAAAACTGATTTCCAAAGAATATGTCCACTTTTCGGAAATCGACTGCCCGGAATTGGATGTATGGATTGGCAGAGTGGTCCGCAGCATTTCCTTAGAATTCCTACATGAAATCCTTTTTACAATCCTGAGTGAACTACTAGTAAACGGATGTAAGGCTAACGGCAAACGTGTCTTTTTTAAGGAACAGGGTTTGAATCTCTGGGATGAAAAAGATTATGCCAGAGGCATTCCTATGTATAAGGACGAATTTGGCCATAACCGAAAAAGAGTATTTTTGGCATTGGATCATTCCGAATACAAAATTACCTTAAGTACCATTTTCAAAGAAGATTATATAGAATTCAAAGTTAAGAATAACGCCAAAATCCTTCCTGAAGAAAAAAACAGAATTTTAAAACGAGTCCAAGCTTCTGGAAAATACAAAAACATAAATGATGCCTACCGAGAGTCTGTTGACAACGAGGAAAGTTCAGGCCTTGGGATTGTTTTGATTCATATCCTACTTAGAAACTCTGGTATTTCCAACCAGTTCTTTCAATTAGTGACAACTGAAGATTCTACGGAAGTGATTATACGAATACCAAAACAACTCATACCAAAAGAAAACCAAACCAATATAAAAAATCTTTTGGTCCGTGAGGTAAATAGTCTTCCTCCCCTACCGCCGCAAATTCAGAAATTGATTTTTATCGCAAAGAAAAAAGACGTTGATTGGCATGAGATCTCGGCCCAAGTAGAAAAAGATCCTGCCATAACAGCAGAAATTTTGAAAATCGCCAACTCCCCGTTATTTGGGCCTCATACACCAATTATTTCAGTTCTTGAGGGAGTCAAAAGAATTGGCCTTCGAAACCTGGAATCAATTTTTTTAACACTAGGTGCGAAAAAAGTACTTAACTCCCGTTATGCGAAACAAGTATTAGTATGGACCCATTCCTTTAAAACATCCATGTATGCTCGTTTCCTTATAGAAGATCGGAAAAAACATTTAAAACTTTTGGAGCCTGCCGTCATTTCTGCACTTTTACATGACTTGGGAAGGATGGTTTTACTTTCTTTGGATCTTAGCCAAGTGAACCAAATCCGAGTCTTAAGAAGTGATGACAATAATGAAATTTCTGAATGGGTAGAAGAATACACATTAGGAACGACACATTCAGAAATCGGCTATTTGATGTCAGAAAAATGGAACTTCCCGGAAGAAATTTTAGATGTCATACGTTACCATCACAAACCATGGCAATGTAAAAGTAGGAACAACATCCTATGCCAGATCATTTACCTGGCAGATATTTTGGCGAATATCGGTCGTGGTAAGGGGAATTACTTCACTGTAGAACCGGAAGTTTTAGAGTATTTTGAAATTACTTCAGAAAAAGAATTTCGTGATATGCAAGAAAGGTTTAAAATCCAATTCGAGGAGCATAGAGAAGAATACCAAAATCTCTTAATTTAG
- a CDS encoding Crp/Fnr family transcriptional regulator — protein sequence MSKLNIPPNQRIFKEGELNNAMYIILQGNVEIFFTVNNSQTRLALMKPGDFFGEMALFSSNPRSATARTITNCEVAVIESKQQLENFLVKNPKFAAKMVSIMADRLARTNELLISSMEKSVAKKIEFSNDVGKEHQIGISDVQDVE from the coding sequence ATGAGCAAACTCAACATTCCGCCAAATCAGAGAATCTTCAAAGAAGGGGAACTGAATAATGCGATGTACATCATCCTACAAGGAAACGTTGAGATTTTTTTTACGGTGAATAATAGCCAAACTCGATTGGCACTAATGAAACCAGGAGATTTTTTTGGTGAGATGGCTTTGTTTAGTTCCAATCCAAGAAGTGCAACGGCGAGAACAATTACGAATTGTGAAGTGGCAGTGATCGAAAGTAAACAACAACTTGAAAACTTTCTAGTTAAAAATCCTAAGTTTGCTGCAAAAATGGTTTCCATTATGGCAGATAGGCTTGCTCGCACGAATGAATTACTTATCAGTAGTATGGAAAAATCAGTGGCTAAGAAAATTGAATTTAGTAATGACGTAGGCAAAGAACACCAAATTGGAATTAGTGATGTTCAGGATGTGGAATGA
- a CDS encoding acyltransferase family protein, which produces MEWELLGIILTGLAALYLWAFKIPYSLPHPRPTKEGRESRFDLLRGFAMVGIVLIHIHSYFQFFHPGDAVVIRTTLFFSNLSRFSVPLFILTSAIFLRKKSGYWNSKVKNLLLPYTLASIAGYLVKYQNYNILEFLQFYCLGKVFAPYYFVPLLLQFYLLYYVLEKTLTNQSISKITLFISFILNLFSNLGFFDTILPKEYHSISILNYIFFFVLGIQIGFSYEEKTKPKGEIKLLLGAISLVFLFLLILFSGVYFSDFKNHHLVYPIFFFLFIWELIPKFNKTLSNLISYIGNKSLYIFLLHPFVIHTMHSIDPYSLGGPYLGYIVTLFLNVGIPILIAIIIQKGKFLSRSHHSGVPE; this is translated from the coding sequence ATGGAATGGGAATTACTAGGGATCATACTAACGGGACTTGCTGCTTTGTACCTCTGGGCTTTCAAAATCCCCTATTCTCTTCCTCATCCTCGACCTACCAAGGAAGGAAGAGAGAGTCGCTTTGATCTCCTTCGTGGTTTTGCTATGGTAGGAATCGTTTTAATTCATATACATTCATACTTTCAGTTTTTTCATCCAGGTGATGCAGTTGTCATCAGAACTACTTTGTTTTTTTCCAATTTATCTCGTTTTTCGGTTCCACTGTTTATCTTAACATCAGCAATTTTTTTAAGAAAAAAGAGTGGTTACTGGAATTCAAAAGTAAAGAACCTTCTCCTTCCCTATACATTGGCATCAATTGCTGGTTATTTAGTTAAATACCAAAATTATAATATCTTAGAATTTTTACAATTTTACTGTTTAGGAAAAGTATTTGCTCCTTACTACTTTGTTCCACTTTTACTACAATTTTATCTTCTCTACTATGTTTTGGAAAAAACTCTAACCAACCAATCAATCTCCAAAATTACATTGTTCATTTCTTTTATATTGAATCTATTCTCTAACTTAGGCTTTTTTGATACGATCTTACCAAAAGAATACCATTCGATTTCAATTTTGAACTATATTTTCTTTTTTGTTTTGGGAATTCAAATTGGATTCTCATATGAAGAAAAAACCAAACCAAAAGGAGAAATAAAGCTTCTTCTGGGAGCTATCTCTTTGGTGTTTCTTTTTTTGTTAATTTTATTTAGTGGGGTTTATTTTTCAGATTTTAAAAACCACCACTTGGTTTACCCTATTTTTTTCTTTCTCTTCATTTGGGAACTTATCCCTAAATTTAACAAAACTTTGTCCAACTTGATTAGCTACATAGGCAACAAAAGTTTATATATCTTTTTATTACACCCTTTCGTCATTCATACAATGCACAGTATAGACCCTTATTCACTGGGTGGACCTTATTTGGGATATATCGTAACTTTATTTTTAAATGTCGGAATACCGATTTTAATCGCTATTATAATCCAAAAGGGTAAGTTTTTAAGTCGATCACACCACTCTGGCGTACCTGAGTAA
- a CDS encoding NADPH-dependent FMN reductase, with protein MKICLVAGSHRKNSQSLKVGKFLAKTLETKGIETILFDLGGNPLPLWEPAMWEKESEIKKFWLEYSNGFGSADAYVFLSPEYAGMASPALKNFFLYLSSGDLSHKPGLIITVSSGMGGSYPNAELRMSSYKNTRIVYLPDHVIVRHVESVLNSESPEGKDDEYIRTRLNYVLSVLVEYAKALTQVRQSGVIDLKTYPFGL; from the coding sequence ATGAAAATTTGTTTAGTTGCAGGAAGTCACCGAAAAAATTCTCAATCATTAAAAGTGGGAAAATTTTTAGCAAAGACATTGGAAACAAAAGGAATTGAAACGATTCTTTTTGATTTGGGTGGGAACCCACTTCCACTTTGGGAACCTGCGATGTGGGAAAAAGAATCAGAAATCAAAAAGTTTTGGTTAGAGTATAGTAATGGGTTTGGAAGTGCGGATGCTTATGTTTTTCTATCACCTGAATATGCAGGTATGGCGAGTCCTGCATTAAAAAACTTCTTCCTCTATTTGTCTAGTGGGGATCTTTCCCACAAACCTGGATTAATTATTACTGTATCAAGTGGAATGGGGGGAAGTTATCCCAACGCCGAACTTAGAATGTCTAGTTATAAAAACACTCGCATTGTTTATCTTCCTGATCATGTCATCGTTCGTCATGTAGAGTCTGTATTAAATTCAGAATCTCCAGAAGGCAAAGATGATGAATACATTAGGACTAGATTGAATTACGTTTTAAGTGTACTCGTGGAATATGCAAAAGCGCTTACTCAGGTACGCCAGAGTGGTGTGATCGACTTAAAAACTTACCCTTTTGGATTATAA